Sequence from the Mesorhizobium sp. PAMC28654 genome:
GGCTGCCCAATTGCTCCGTTCCACACCATTTCCGAAGCGGCGCGGGAGCACGGGCTGAACGAAGAATCACTTCGTTTCGATCTGCAAGCCGCTATCAAGCGAACCGAAGGCGATTAGTTTTTCAGTTTTTCCCAGTCCGCCCTTCAACGAGTACAAGCAGGCGGTGAGGTTCAACCACGGTGACCTTCTCGCGCCCGCTTTTGACGAGCCCTTTTTCCTCCCAAGATGAGAGCAATCGGCTTACCGTATGCAGCGTCGTTCCTGTCATCTCGGCAATGTCCTGCCGTGAGATCGGGAAGTCGATCATGATTCCTTCATCAGTCTTCCGGCCTGTCTGCTTGACCAGCTTAAGCAGCGCGTGGGCGACGCGCTGATCCACCTGCTCGGTGGACATCTCGATGACGCGCGTGTGGGCATCCTGCAGCCGGGTGCCCACGGTCTTATATGTGTTGGCACCAAAATTGGGGAAAGCTTCCGCAAATCTTGGCCAAAGGTGGCCTGGCCATGCAAGCACAACGCAGTCGGCGGCGGCGATTGCGCTGGCTGGATACGTGGTGCGGCCTATCGCGTGGGCGATGCCCAGTAGTTCGCCAGGGCTGATATATCGTACCGTCACCTCCTGGCCGTCAGGCGTTGTTTTGATGACGCGGACATGTCCGTCGAGCAGCAGGAAAAAAGACTGCGCTTCCTGCTCCTGCTCGAACACGGGTTGGTCCTTGGGTATCCGTAACGACCGGGCTTGGCCGATTATATAATCGAGCTCCGGGGGGGCAATGCCTTCAAAGGCAGATAGCCCGGCAATCAACGAGCGATCGAGGCGGCTCAACTGCAGTGCCTTTTCCAAAGCTTTACTGTAATCATGAAAGGCATTCCGTATCTGTCGAACCGCACAATGTCACAGCCAGACGACTGGCGGCAAGTGGCGCAAACCGCGGCCTTTTTGTTTCCCATTTGTTTGCGCTGCCGCAAAGTTCTCAGGTCAAGATAGCCTACAAGAACGAGAGTGGTGGGCGCCGCCGGGAACTTTAGCAGGGAAGATAAGATCATGAGACACGCAATTGTAGTCGCCGCCACGCTCATGGCATCTATGTTGGTTGGAGGTGCACAGGCTGCCGATCACCAAGTCCAGATGCTTAACAAGGGCGCGAAAGACGTGATGGTCTTTCAGCCTGACTTTGTCGAAGCTGCGCCCGGCGACACCGTCACTTTCGTGCCGACGGACGAGGGTCATAATGCAGAAAGCATCTGGGGCATGATCCCGGACGTGCAAAGACCTTCAAGGGCAGGGCGAGCGAACAAATCACCTTTACGCTCGACAAGGAAGGTGTCTACGGCGTGAAGTGCGCACCTCACTATGGAATGGGCATGGTGGCGCTGATCGTAGTCGGCAAGCCGGTCAATCTGGCGCGTGCAACGGGTGTCAAACAGTCGGGCAAGGCGAAAAAAGTGTTCGAGACCCTGTTGGCTCAAGTTCAAGTCGCCAATTAGGCTGTGTAAATCTCATTCTGTAAATCAACAGAGTCCTGCAAGCGGACATTTGACCGCCCGACTTCCTCCTTTTTGAAATGCATTTGATGGCAATTCCTCGCACCCGACCAAGCGCTTATCCGGCGGTTCTGTCTTACGGTTTCCGGCCGTTCTTCCTGCTCGGCTCTCTGTATGCCGGAGCAGCCATCCTTTTCTGGCTGCCGTTGTTTTACGGCCAGCTCACAACCTCCAGCGTCTTTCTGCCCGTTGATTGGCATGTCCATGAGATGCTCTTTGGCTATCTCGCGGCAATCATGACGGGATTCCTGCTGACGGCCATCCCGAACTGGACCGGACGTCTGCCTGTGCAAGGCCTGCCCCTGCTAGCGCTCGTCCTGCTGTGGCTTGCAGGGCGGCTTGCGGTGTTTTTTTCAGCTGACACCGGCTGGCTCGTCGGAGCCGCAGTCGACTGTGCATTTCTCCTGGCGGTAGCAGCCGCCGCCGCGACCGAAATCATCGCGGGCCGAAACTGGCGAAACCTGAAGGTGCTGCTGCCGGTTGCCGTGCTTTTGGCGGCCAACGTGATGTTTCATGCCGAAGCGCATTACCAGGGCATCTCGGACATTAGCCGCCGGCTCGGCCTCGGGGCCGCCGTCGTCCTCATAATGATTATAGGGGGACGCGTTGTTCCCAGTTTCACCCGGAATTGGTTGGCGCGCGAAAATCAGGGACGTCTGCCATCCCCGTTCAGCCATTTCGACGCAGCAACGATCGCACTGTCCGCGACCGCATTGGCGGCTTGGGCCTTCTTTCCTGAAAGCAACGTAACGGGCGCAATGCTGATCGCCGGAGCTGTCCTCAATGCCATGCGGCTTGCGCGCTGGGCTGGTGATCGCACGCTCCGCGATCCGCTGGTGCTGATCCTGCACGTGGCGTTCGTCTTTGTGCCGATCGGTTTTCTGTTGACCGGACTTGCCGTCGTCCTACCGGAGACCGTTCCTTCCGCGGCGGGAATTCACGCGTTCAGCGTAGGTGCGGTGGCATGCATGACGCTCGCCGTCATGACCCGAGCCACCCTTGGGCATACAGGCCGCGAGTTGCGGGCGGGTATTGGCACATGCGCAATCTTTGTCGCGATCGTGCTCGCGGCCATCTTTCGCATCGGCGCCGCGTTCGTGCCTGCGGAAGAAGTGCTTCTCCATATGTCGGCGACGTTGTGGGTGGTGGCCTTCCTCGGATACGCGGCTCTGTTTGGCGGTATGCTCGTTCAACCCAAATTACGTGCGCGGCAGCCGAACAAAGCGGCTTCATGACGGGCGGACCGCATCGTATCCAAAGTAACCGGAAATACGGCTGGCATGTTAGGATTGCGAATCCGAAAGTCCTGTGATCTTGGAACAGCGCGATGACGAAGGTCGGAATCGGATACTAATCGTGCGGCGATTCTAGAGCAAAATCCGAGCGGATAGAATCGATAGGGGTTTCGTTGGGATTGGAAATCTGATTCAGCATATCTGCTGGATTCGGAGGCCGGCATGGCATGGCGAAATCCTTATCGGAAGATTTGCGGGCTCGGGTGGTCGCAGCGGTTGATGGCGGCCTGTCGCGACGGGCGGCAGCGGCGCGATTTGGCGTGGCGGCGGCAAGCTCGGTGCGTTGGGTCCGGGAATGGCGCGAGACCGGAGCCACCTGCGCAAAGCCGCAGGGCGGCGACAGGCGGTCCCACCGCGTTGAAGCGTATCGCGACATCATCCTGGCGGCGATCGAGAGGCGGGTGGACATCACGCTGGTCGAACTCGCCGAGTTGCTGCGACAGGAGCATGGCGCGTCGTTTGCGACGAGCACGATCTGGCGGTTTCTCGATCGTCACTCCATGACCTTCAAAAAAAACGGCGCACGCCAGCGAGCAGGAGCGGCCAGACGTGGCGGCGCGACGAAACGCCTGGGTTCGACGCCCAGCCCGATCTTGATCCCGAGCATCTGGTCTTCATCGACGAGACCGGAGCCTCGACAAAGATGGCTCGACTGCGGGGGCGCACGAAGCGCGGGATGCGGTGCCGATCGCCAATCCCGCATGGCCATTGGAAGACGACGACGTTCACCGGCGCCCTGCGCCTCACTGGCATGACCGCGCCAATGGTCCTGGACGGCCCGATGACTGGCGAATGGTTTGTCGCCTATGTCGAGCAGGTTCTCGTGCCGACGCTGCGGCCCGACGATGTCGTGATCCTCGACAACCTGCCGGCGCACAAAAGCGCAGCCGCCCGTGTGGCGATCGAAGCAACCGGCGCAAGGATGATGTTCCTCCCGCCCTATTCCCCCGACTTCAACCCGATCGAGAACGCCTTTTCCAAGCTGAAATCGATTCTACGCAAAGCCGCCGCACGAACCGTCGCGGAATTGTGGGATACCATCAGCGCCGCACTGCCTTGCTTCACACCAACCGAGTGCGCCAACTACTTCGCCGCAACAGGATATGAGCCGGAATGATCAGATTCTGCTCTAGCGGCCGTTCCTCAAGATATCTCAAAGTGGCCAAGCGTTTGATGGCCGTCGCTGCAAGGATTTGAGCTCGGTCGCGGTCGGCCTGAAATGGAAGGCTCTCCCCCGCATTGAGGTAAGATTCAGCCAGGAGTTCGCAGAGCGCATCCAAGGATTCCGGCGATTGGTTGCTAATTGAATTGCTCGGTCCAAGCGGACTGCCAGTGAGTTGTTTTGCAAGGTCTTCTGCCTCTGCCGCCAGACGGCTAAGCACGGCCTTGTCATGTTTCCCTCTAAAAGCCGCAAACGCGTTCAGCCGGATCGCGATCTGTTCTTCCATGTTTGCTAGGTCGCCAGAGGTGACAAATGTCGCTTCGGCGTCACGACGGGAAGAGAATGCGCGCCGGCGTTCAGTTCGCAGAACACGAGCATGTTCCAGTTCCTCGCTAGCCATCTCCTCGGAAGCGGACCGGACCTCCGTTGAAGTCGCATTCGCAGCGACCTAGGACCAAAAGGCAAAAGCGCGCTCTTCATTTCTCACTGCCATCGCGAACGAATGGTAAGCATCCACAAGTTCCGGCGAGACCACGGCCGCATCCTCGTCGTCGAAAACATCTTTTGGCGTCCATCGGAGCTGCCTCAGATCCGGATCGTTGCCGCCGGATTTTCGGGACCAGCGAACGACGTTTTCGATATGGCCTGTTTCCTCCCTGACTAAGCGCTCGAAAACCTCCGCCAGTCTCGCCTGACCGTTATCGCGCATTCGCTTCGCCAGTTCTGCGTACTTTTCCGCAGATTCTGTCTCCATAGCGAATGCGATCGCCATAAGTTCGGCCATCGACCTGACAGCCGCCGCTGGCTCTGCCTTCAAACGGGACATGACTCTCCTCCGATGCCATTTTTTTGACAGTAGGCCAACTGCCTCGAAGTTGTTTGCGCTGCGTCAAAGAACTCTCGTCCAACAACCCCCGACATGTGCGCCAAAGGCCGCTGGCGGACTTGAAGCCTTGGAAATGCTGAGAAACTGAAGAAGCAAGTCGATGCCGGAGGGCATCTCCATTCGATCCTGGCATTCCTCGCTGTCTGGTCCGCGCCTACCTATGTCGCGGGAAGCCTCCGTAGGGTACTGATCGATACGGAATTCGAAGGCGTCCGCCGCTAGCGCCATCTCCGCGGCACCCCGAACGATTGGATATGCCTAGCTCGACTCCGATTCTCGAGCGCTGTTGGCTATTCGGGCAAACCGATCGGAATCCCTGTGGGCATTGTCCGCGGGATCAAGTTTGTCGAGCACAAGAAACCCGATTGTCTTTGTACGCAAGCCGCAGGCGAAGGTCCTCGCGGCGCTCAATTCGCTGATTGGTAAAGGACCTCAGCCGTGGTCGGCTGTGCGAGTTTGAGCGTCGTCGCGCGGAAGGCTGCGACGGTTCATACGCCGTCGACCGCCTTCGATTTGATGGATTTGGACAACATTGTTGGTGCGGTTCAATGATTCGATGACGTCGAAGCCATCAGACGCCCGCATGTGGCACATTAACCCTAGCGGGGACCACGGAAACGGACAGCGATGGCGTTTCAGGCGGTCCTGCCAGAGGCCCGCGGCGATTGTTCCAGATAGGTGTCGAAAGCGGAAGCGGCGACACGGATGAAAAACGGGTACTCCCTGCGCACCCGAATGAGGCCTTCAGTCACCTCCAGCACTCCGTCATTTGCCATTGCCTGGAGGCGCCCTCCGGTGTCGAGTATCGGAGTGGGATCGAAGCCGAATTGGGAGCAGATTGCCGGAACGTCGACTTCGAAATCGCACATCAGCCGCTCAATGATCGCGCCACGGATTCGATCTTCAGCGGTGAGCCGATAACCCTTCGAGGTCGCCAGCCGACTGGAAGTGATGTGCCGCGCGTAGAGACCGAGCGCAACCTCGTTCTGAACGTAGCCATTGTCGGTTCTGCCGATGGCCGAGGCGCCGAGACCGATCAACGTTTGGCAAGTATCAGTCGTATAACCCTGAAAATTCCGGCGGAGTGTTCCGGCTTCCTGCGCCCGCATGAGATCGTCGGTCGGCAAAGCGAAGTGATCAAGGCCGATTTGCCTATAGCCGGCGGCCGTAAGCACATCGGCGATCGCACGTGCCTGATCATTGCGGTCCATGCTGTCCGGCAGAGCCGTCTCATCGATCATGCGCTGGTGCTTTTTGAACGTGGGAACGTGAGCGTAGCCGAATACAGCGAACCGGTCCGGTCGCATGGCGATGGCCGCGATCGCTGTGTCGACGCACGAACGCACCGTCTGGTGCGGGAGACCGTAGATGAGGTCAAAATTAATTTTCTCTACGCGATTTCTGCGGAGATGGTGCACCGCTTCAGCTGTGATCTCTTCACTTTGGATACGATTGACCGCTTTCTGCACCAAAGGATCGAAGCTCTGGACGCCGAGGCTGGCTCGCCCGACACCTGCATGCCCCAATGTCTGAGCCATGTCAGACGTCAGCGTGCGCGGATCGATCTCGATTGCGATCGCAGAAGTTTCGTCGAATTCAAACCGGTGGCGCAGGAGATCCATGAGCGCCACGAACTCTGCCGGGTCCAGGATCGTAGGCGTGCCACCGCCAAAATGCACCTCGCCGATGCAAAGACGTCGGGACACGTGATCGGCTACCAAGTGAATCTCCTCCCGCAAGACGGCGAGATAATCGAGAATCGGCTCGTCCTTTTTCGTAATCGTGGTGTGGCAACCGCAGTACCAGCACAGCGATCGGCAGAAGGGGATGTGAAGATAAAGCGATACTGGCTCACCTTTA
This genomic interval carries:
- a CDS encoding Crp/Fnr family transcriptional regulator, producing MSRLDRSLIAGLSAFEGIAPPELDYIIGQARSLRIPKDQPVFEQEQEAQSFFLLLDGHVRVIKTTPDGQEVTVRYISPGELLGIAHAIGRTTYPASAIAAADCVVLAWPGHLWPRFAEAFPNFGANTYKTVGTRLQDAHTRVIEMSTEQVDQRVAHALLKLVKQTGRKTDEGIMIDFPISRQDIAEMTGTTLHTVSRLLSSWEEKGLVKSGREKVTVVEPHRLLVLVEGRTGKN
- a CDS encoding NnrS family protein produces the protein MAIPRTRPSAYPAVLSYGFRPFFLLGSLYAGAAILFWLPLFYGQLTTSSVFLPVDWHVHEMLFGYLAAIMTGFLLTAIPNWTGRLPVQGLPLLALVLLWLAGRLAVFFSADTGWLVGAAVDCAFLLAVAAAAATEIIAGRNWRNLKVLLPVAVLLAANVMFHAEAHYQGISDISRRLGLGAAVVLIMIIGGRVVPSFTRNWLARENQGRLPSPFSHFDAATIALSATALAAWAFFPESNVTGAMLIAGAVLNAMRLARWAGDRTLRDPLVLILHVAFVFVPIGFLLTGLAVVLPETVPSAAGIHAFSVGAVACMTLAVMTRATLGHTGRELRAGIGTCAIFVAIVLAAIFRIGAAFVPAEEVLLHMSATLWVVAFLGYAALFGGMLVQPKLRARQPNKAAS
- a CDS encoding ferritin family protein, which codes for MSRLKAEPAAAVRSMAELMAIAFAMETESAEKYAELAKRMRDNGQARLAEVFERLVREETGHIENVVRWSRKSGGNDPDLRQLRWTPKDVFDDEDAAVVSPELVDAYHSFAMAVRNEERAFAFWS
- the hemN gene encoding oxygen-independent coproporphyrinogen III oxidase; translation: MQSSILRKYGDARLPRYTSYPTAPRFSPAVGPGTYADWLANLPKGEPVSLYLHIPFCRSLCWYCGCHTTITKKDEPILDYLAVLREEIHLVADHVSRRLCIGEVHFGGGTPTILDPAEFVALMDLLRHRFEFDETSAIAIEIDPRTLTSDMAQTLGHAGVGRASLGVQSFDPLVQKAVNRIQSEEITAEAVHHLRRNRVEKINFDLIYGLPHQTVRSCVDTAIAAIAMRPDRFAVFGYAHVPTFKKHQRMIDETALPDSMDRNDQARAIADVLTAAGYRQIGLDHFALPTDDLMRAQEAGTLRRNFQGYTTDTCQTLIGLGASAIGRTDNGYVQNEVALGLYARHITSSRLATSKGYRLTAEDRIRGAIIERLMCDFEVDVPAICSQFGFDPTPILDTGGRLQAMANDGVLEVTEGLIRVRREYPFFIRVAASAFDTYLEQSPRASGRTA